From a single Lactococcus carnosus genomic region:
- the trxA gene encoding thioredoxin produces the protein MTVEVTDATFQEETKDGIVLVDFWATWCGPCRMQGPILDQLSEELDESELKIVKMDVDENPATPQTFGIMSIPTLLFKKDGEVVKQVAGVHTKDQIKGILAELNA, from the coding sequence ATGACTGTAGAAGTAACGGATGCAACTTTCCAAGAAGAAACAAAAGATGGCATCGTGCTTGTTGACTTTTGGGCAACATGGTGTGGCCCTTGTAGAATGCAAGGTCCTATTTTGGATCAACTTTCTGAAGAATTAGATGAAAGTGAACTTAAAATCGTCAAGATGGACGTAGATGAAAATCCTGCGACACCACAAACTTTTGGTATCATGAGCATCCCAACACTACTCTTCAAAAAAGATGGTGAAGTCGTGAAACAAGTTGCTGGCGTCCATACAAAAGATCAAATTAAGGGTATTTTAGCAGAATTAAATGCCTGA
- a CDS encoding DUF2969 family protein, with product MSKKKETEIQISDSQDGVILTVGKKTVAEIKNNADDAYDVFVNGKLTKTLKAYPEALEEAIKMYNLAL from the coding sequence ATGAGTAAGAAAAAAGAAACGGAAATTCAAATTTCTGATAGTCAAGATGGCGTGATTTTAACAGTTGGTAAAAAAACAGTTGCTGAAATCAAAAATAATGCTGATGATGCCTACGATGTCTTTGTTAATGGTAAATTGACTAAGACCCTAAAAGCGTATCCTGAGGCCTTGGAAGAAGCAATTAAAATGTATAATCTTGCCTTATAA
- the lepB gene encoding signal peptidase I has protein sequence MVKRDLYRNILVGLLVIGILLIIRFFVFEPIRIHNNNMSPILPNKTQVFAMKRTKLENLDLVAYRHHGKKYVGRIIGTPGQSVVAMDNVVYLNQIILTEPYIKQNQATYLKTHDDDFTTDFRQDKLAAKTYWILNDARDVKADSRTFGAIKQKDILGELKFKYAPISAFGFVENDEAKIENGFDTE, from the coding sequence ATGGTAAAAAGAGACTTATATCGCAACATTTTGGTTGGCTTGCTTGTCATCGGTATCCTGCTTATCATTCGGTTCTTTGTATTTGAACCTATCAGGATTCATAATAATAATATGTCGCCGATCTTACCTAATAAAACACAGGTTTTTGCCATGAAACGCACAAAACTTGAAAATTTAGATTTGGTGGCCTATCGACACCATGGTAAAAAATATGTGGGCCGGATTATTGGCACACCAGGACAAAGTGTCGTAGCTATGGATAATGTGGTTTATTTGAATCAAATCATCTTGACAGAGCCTTACATTAAGCAAAATCAAGCAACCTATCTCAAGACTCATGATGATGATTTTACCACAGATTTTCGGCAAGATAAGTTAGCTGCTAAAACCTACTGGATTCTAAATGATGCCAGGGATGTTAAAGCAGATAGCAGAACATTTGGTGCCATTAAACAAAAAGATATTTTAGGTGAACTGAAATTTAAGTATGCCCCAATCAGTGCATTTGGCTTTGTTGAGAACGATGAAGCGAAGATAGAGAACGGGTTTGATACAGAATAA